The window TGGTAATGCACACATACTATTCTGATGATGCTAGCTCACGCGTGCATCACTTAGGCCTACACAAAGCTCTCTGTGTATTGATGGGTTGGAATTTCACAAAGGCTCCTGATAATACAAAGGCATACCAGAATCTACCTGCTGAAGAGGCAGCAATCAATCAGGCCCAGCTGATTATTTGGCCACCTCATGTTATTGTTCATAATACCAGTACAGGAAAGGGTAAAGAAGGGCGCATGGAAGGctttggaaacaaaacaatggaTAACAGAATCATCAGAGGTATAGCATGCGGCCTTTCATTCCTTATTCTTGCGTTTACATACCGGCTTAGAACCTTCTGGCACAGTTCATGAATCTTGCATTGGTTAATCCATACCTTAGATTTCTCTGCtcacttttctcttcttcgtttttccCCCTTTCCCATTTAGAGATGTGTTTGTACAGTAGTTTATCTTCATCAATTAGGTTTCGACCCAGAGCTTTAAAGATGATTCCTGGATACAATCAATACTCTTAATGATCTGACATCCCTTTGTTATCCCTGACTTTGTGCAACAATAATCATCTCGTTGATCTTTCAGTAGAAAGGTCAAGGTCCAAACCCTTCTCTTTGTATTGCTAACACTAGAAGAATGCCCCAACATGTATTATAAGTAAGACTCTGGAACGTAACAAGATTTTATTATCATCTGACATTCCTTCTTAGGCAAAAGCCTTCACTTTGTTTAGATCCCTTCCCATTTCTCCCCAATATTTCTCTgtgattttgtaaattaaatttgcTCTTATTTACTGTAGAATAATGTCTTACTCTGGTTTGAGCTTTGATTTCAAAACCTTACAATATCAGAATCTAGGCAACAATGGTCTAAGAAGTATTTAATCTTCTTGAACGGAACTTTGTTGGGACACCATTTTCCCGGCCTTTTCTTTAGGAATCTCAGCATCTAGTTTCAGAACTTCGGGTTTGTAGTAGTAGGTTTCAAAATCGAAATGTGATTAGTCTAATGATGGTTGTGCAAGTACCGTATCTAGTTATTGGCCTATGTCAGGTAACAACACTTGATGACACAATTCTGCCTTCATTTTGAtgtctatatgtatatatttacagAATTAGGACTCACTGGTGGGAAATCAAAGTCACTGTATGGAAGAGACGGTCATTTGGGAATTACCCTGTTCAAGTTTTCGGGTGACGATTCAGGGCTCAGGGAAGCTATGAGAATGGCAGAACATTTTGAGAAGACGAACCGTGGGCGTAAGAGTTGGGGTAGAATACAACCATTCACTCCAAGcaaagatgatgagaaaaacCAGAGTCTTGTCGAGGTTGATGGGAGGACGGGTGAGAAAAAGAGAATCCTTTATGGCTATCTTGCGACCGTAGCAGACTTGGACAAAGTCGATatggagacaaagaagaagaccacAATTGAGAGCCTTAGAGAACTCACGGGAACAAAGTAAATCACGGTTCTATTATCCCCCAAAAGGTACACTTTACTTTCGAGGTATTTATTGGCTATTGAGTCTGGATCCTTTAGTCACACGctcaaaaactcaaaaggaGGAAAGAAAAGTTTGGTGTTTTACTTATTTACTGAATGTCGTGGTTTCTTTGATCCTTTGATTCAGTGTTCATATTGCATAGAGACTAATATGGGTTGAACCTGATATATACAAGCTTCAAGCCTTCAAGTGCTTGATGTTTTTTATGTCCCTGATTCTTTTGTGTTCCCttctttctatgttttatgtCCTCCTATAGTGTAGTGATTCCTGCTTGTTCTTTAGGCTTTTAGGCAGCCAATGAAAGTGTTTGTTGCTTACTCACATGCACTCTTATGACTGTTTGCGTATTGTTTGGCTAACTGGATAAACAAATAGAAGAAACACGTATGAAAATTGGAGTATTGAACCAAACAATGGTGCCTTTAGTTCCTTTGTATGTATAGATATCTATGACATTGAGTTAGTGAGTGATAGCTTTATACTTTTGAGTACCTTAGATTGGTGACAATAATGGTGATGTTTAATTTACTCTAGTAGcttattgattatatatatatatatatatatatatatatatatatatatatattttaaactataaaattgggatgaaaacaaaaacataagataaGAGGGCACTGTATATTTGTGGGGGACTTTTGGTAACCactatataaattttgtttagtctTTATATAAAATGACTTTTAATTTACAAGTTAGGTGTAAAGCATTGacgatttttttcctttactttCGTGTGTTCTGACAAACTTTATTTTGTGTATTCATTCaaatctttggttctttctttggCTTTTTACCAATTTACATGTATGATCAATGGGGTTTGGTCAACTTCAGTTTTGATAAGAAAcctcaaaacttttttttttatcaagtaatCAAACACGATCATTGTTCCGGTACTGagtgttaatataatttataggaTCATAGTCTGGCCACTATCATAACAATTAGGATACGATTTTATAATTGTACTATTATGTAGGACAAAGTACTTGGATAGAGAGTTACAAGCACTAtaaattaaccatatatatatatataaaagactcTTGAATCTTGATTGTGCAATGTCATAATCATATTACTATAAGACTAGCTAGACTCTCAGGTCAAATCAATTGCCTGAAAATTAAATCAGTATCCCTTTTGAATTCGATTTTATCAATCTCCCtcacatttttcaaatttctttctcACTTTTTTCCGTAAAGCGAAAACAGTAAACGGCGGTTGATTTGTCATTTGTAGTATAGTCAGCCATTACGGACCcattttaattataagataaatttttaGCCATCAGTTTCATATTTCATctcattctaaatttttttgtaatgtctttgtaactttttaatatataattataaaatgataATCTAGTAGCAAGATGTCGACCGAGTTAAAAGGATATTTTTCTCCCTCTCAATAATGTGTTATATGTCATTGTCCCGTTTAACATTTTGTACatatccacacaaaaaaaaaaaagcaatagcgctttaaacatatcaaaatttgaatttcgtTTTATTCTATCCTTCTGTCTATTCTCTCTATCACAAGACATGTACGCAGATTagcaaaattaatataaatataagcaCAAAAATGTTCTTGCTATGTGGGTTGCTTAATTATCACGTTtccaagaaaacacacaaaatatattcTTCGGTCCAAAGATTTTGATTATATCACGCGTGCCCTCTGATTCATTACAGCCTTTTCATTGTTCAAAACACATGCCATTCTTATTCTTCTTACAATACACAAGTTTACAACTACAcaatataatttcatatttaattatataacaaacatttttttaaacactttatagtttttattattcaattccgtatttataatttttacccAACAATGCTTCACTGGTTTCCGACTCAACGcatgtggtggtggtggtcagTGGGGCTTCCCCCACTTATCTCTTTCacctttccttttttcttcttcttctttatacgtaaatataaaataaagtaataccTTTTATCCTACGCCATTTTTCACAATAACCTACGCATAACTTGGCGCAATGTAGAAAGAAGCGATGTAATAATCGCGCCTTTAATCAGACTCCACCGAGACGTGTCGCTTTTATGAGTTGTCCACGTCACACactgtttcttttgtctcttatcttcttcctctctttgcttttttgccatttctagggtttctgcaatttctctctctctctctctctctctctctctctctcttttgagtttttgattctttctctGCTCTGTATCAATCGAATCCGAAAGGAGGTTCAAAAGATTTCCGGCGATGGGGTCAGTCCCCGATCCAGGCGAGTTGACTGAGTTAGCTCAGCCGAGTTTCGAGGAGTTTCAGAAACAGACTTCGTTGATGACGAGCTGTACTCTCCTATGGCAAGAGCTCTCCGATCACTTCACTTCTCTAGAGCAAAACCTCATGAAAAAATCGGAGGCGTTGAAGCAGATGATTGAAACCCTAGATAACCAGACTCAGACCTCGCTCGAGTCACTGAAACGCAGGGAGGTTACGATCGACCACAGCGTTGAGATCGTAGCTGGGAAAGTTGGGGAACGAGCTAGAGCTGCTCTTGAATCGCTAGAGAAAGCTAGAGATGGTGATGGTGCTAATGATGATTCCGGCgaggttgatgatgaagaaggtcTTCTCTCTGCTCTGAAATCTCTCTGTCTTAAAATGGACGCGAGAGGATTCTGGAACTTTGTGACGGCGAGGAAGAAGGAGTTGGAGAATCTCCGGTCGAAGATTCCGGCGGCGTTGGGGGATTGTGTGGATCCGGCGATGTTAGTGCTTGAAGCGATATCTGAGGTTTTTCCGGTggataaaagagaagagaagatgagtaATGATTACGGATGGGCTTGTGTGGTGATTCTCGAGAGTTTAACACCTGTAATGGTTGATCCTGTGATTGGGAAATCGAGGCTGCTTGTTACACCGAGCGTTGAGGAGAAGGCTAAGGAGATTGCTGAGACTTGGAAGAAGAGCTTGGAAGAGAGAGGAAGGATTGAGAATGTGAAGACTCCTGATGTTCATACGTTTCTTCAGCATCTTGTTACGTTTGGGATTGTTAGAAGTGAAGATCTTGCTTTGTATAGAAAGCTTGTTGTTGGATCTGCTTGGCGTAAACAGATGCCTAAGCTTGCTGTTTCTGTTGGTTTGGGTGATCAAATGCCTGGTAACCCTCTTAAGCTCTCATCTCCTTTGGTTTTTATCCTGTACCATGCTCATTGTGAGGTCACATTTGGCTTTGTTATTGCCTTCTTGTATGGAGTTTACTGAGAGTTTAGCTCATCTAGATGTTATTTAGTTCAAATTTAAGGTTGTGTGGAGAATTTCTGGCAAACTTTGTTTAGTATAAAGTGTAAACTGTGGTGAAGTCTTGAGACATTAGTGGCACAATGTGTAGTAATTGACTAGAACTGATCATAAGCTGTGTGAAGTTTAACCCTTTTCTCTCTGTAtcttgttttataatatttgagcTTATGAGTTGTTGATGCTGTCCACAGATATGATTGAAGAATTAATCAGCAGGGGACAACAGCTGGATGCTGTTCATTTTACTTATGAAGTTGGCCTTGTGGATAAGTTCCCACCTGTTCCTTTGCTCAAAGCCTATCTAAGGGACGCAAAGAAGTCAGCAGCTTCTATCATGGAGGACTCTAGCAGCACTGGCCGAGCTACGGTATCTACTCATTTCATTCATTTCTGTTGCAACCAACCCTCTTATTTGTGAATCTCTAATATTGAATGTCTTCCTCTTCCAAAGCATCTCGTGGCGCGCAAGGAGCAGTCAGCACTTAAGGCGGTTTTGAAATGCATAGAAGAGTACAAACTCGAGGAAGAGTTCCCTCCAGAGAACCTCAAGAAGCGCTTGGACCAGCTAGAGAAGACCAAAACCGAGAAGAGAAAACCAGCAGCTGTTCCTGCAAACAAGAGAACCCGTGCCAGCTACAACGGTCCAATGCCACCAGCGAAAGCCGGACGTATCACAAACGCATACGTCTCTTCCTTCCCATTCATCAGATCACCCTCTCACTCTCCTCAATACGCTTCACCAGCAGCTTACCCATCCCCACCGACAACTGTCTACAGCAACAGGAGCCCAGCATATCCATACTCTCCCGAAATCATCCCGGCCTCATACCAAGGCTCACCTATTGGTTACCCAGCTTACAACGGTTATTGCAGTGGTCCAGTTCCTGCTCCAGCTCCTCCGGTTTACCACCCACACCATCATCAACACCACCAATTCCACCATCAGCAACATTACTACTGAATTTTAGAGACAGCGtgacaacaaaacaagaagggaagaagatggTAATAACAACATAACTGATACCGTGACAAAAGTTACCTACTCTGGTGTCCTCTCTCTGCTCTGGCTCTTGCAAATTTGTCTTTTTCTACGTCGTTGTTTTTGTCTGTAATATCTCTTCCAAGCCTAACAGTCTCCTTTCTCTCTTAGTAACTTAGCTTATAATATCTCTGGTGTGTTTATTacttacatattaaaaaaacaaaactctaagCTTTTGTAATGTCTAATATTAAGTCAACAACTTTATCTTTCTGTTTTAATCAAAATGACAACTTCTCTTTGTCACTTACTTCTCCGATCTCCTTAGTCTCCGATACTCTCAGTTGTCCCTGATCCCTATTGGTTCTTTCGAAAGATCATTGCTTTGAATCTGATGAAttgcttttcttcttcgtcGGGCTAGGTTTGCGATACCCACCACTTTGTTGGAGACTCTGTCGATACAAGTCACACAGCTAGTGACAAGTGCGTGAGAAGTTCGTTTTACCAAACCTTGCACACCAGGTGTTCGACGATTTGTCTCTGTGAAACCTCACCGTTTAGTTTCCATCAACGATTGCAGAACTGGTCTCTTTCCCTTCAATGGCTTTTACGGTTTTGAGAAGAAACTGTCTCCGTTTGCTGGATTCCACCTCCGTTTTAAGACCAGCATCATATTGTTTCTCATCGAGATTCTCCAATAGCGGAACTGGGGAAAAAGATTCAGTGGGTGAAAACGTTATTGGTTTGAGTGGCTGTGGTATAGAAACTGTGGATGATGAGTCTTGGCATG is drawn from Camelina sativa cultivar DH55 chromosome 1, Cs, whole genome shotgun sequence and contains these coding sequences:
- the LOC104787459 gene encoding FRIGIDA-like protein 4a, with the translated sequence MGSVPDPGELTELAQPSFEEFQKQTSLMTSCTLLWQELSDHFTSLEQNLMKKSEALKQMIETLDNQTQTSLESLKRREVTIDHSVEIVAGKVGERARAALESLEKARDGDGANDDSGEVDDEEGLLSALKSLCLKMDARGFWNFVTARKKELENLRSKIPAALGDCVDPAMLVLEAISEVFPVDKREEKMSNDYGWACVVILESLTPVMVDPVIGKSRLLVTPSVEEKAKEIAETWKKSLEERGRIENVKTPDVHTFLQHLVTFGIVRSEDLALYRKLVVGSAWRKQMPKLAVSVGLGDQMPDMIEELISRGQQLDAVHFTYEVGLVDKFPPVPLLKAYLRDAKKSAASIMEDSSSTGRATHLVARKEQSALKAVLKCIEEYKLEEEFPPENLKKRLDQLEKTKTEKRKPAAVPANKRTRASYNGPMPPAKAGRITNAYVSSFPFIRSPSHSPQYASPAAYPSPPTTVYSNRSPAYPYSPEIIPASYQGSPIGYPAYNGYCSGPVPAPAPPVYHPHHHQHHQFHHQQHYY